A stretch of DNA from Oenanthe melanoleuca isolate GR-GAL-2019-014 unplaced genomic scaffold, OMel1.0 S001, whole genome shotgun sequence:
ACTTCCTCTGGGTTGAATAGTATATTTataactgaattaatttctttccaagTATAAATACCAGATCCTAAGAACTGATCTACCTGGTCTGCAATATCTACGGGATCTTCCACTAAATTCCCGATTTCTCTTTTATATCCTCTCACTTCTGAGGCCGTCAACGGTGCGTCTACAAATCCAAGTCTGTCCTCTATTCCTCCCATAGGGACTTCCCTAAGTGGGAACATCCTTCCTGCTTTTGCTGCCCTTGACCTTGTATTATAACATGGTCCCTCTGCAAATTTACTATTTTGTGCCTGTGTAGGGTTCTGTTGACTGCTGGAGGAAGCGCTACTGCTGGACGGAGATAGACTCAGTTCCCAATTGGGAGGAGGTGAAGGAATGGCTACTGGTGGAGGGGCCTGAACCAAGGCAGGAGGAATTGGGGTTTGTGGGGATACTAGGGATAAAGGCAAGTTGGGAAGTGGGGACATAGGTAAAAGAGGCTGGTTTGGGATAGGGGTACTAAGGGAAGATGGAAGAGTTATGCTAGATGgttgaggaggaaaagaaactggAAATACTTGAGGAGATGTGGGACTTTGAAGTGAGGGTTGGGAGTTGTGGTCGGTcggaggaggaagaagaggacCTTGGGCATTGACAGATGGAGGAGAGAGATGGGTTTCGACGAAAGTAACAGAGGAAAGAAGATGATTGACCGGCGgagcaaaagaaggaaagtaGTTGGGGGCGTTGGTGGGCGGAGAAGAGGTAGGAGGAGGATTGACAGATGGAGCAGAAGAAAGAAGGCAGTTGGGGGCGTTGGTGGGCAGAAAAGAGGTAGGGGATTCAAAGGAAGTAATgggcggaggaggaggaagtgGGTGATCAAGGGCATTGACAGgcgggggaggagggggaagatGATCAAGGGGGGTCTCATTTATTTTCgtatttctcttctttatttttctgtccttttttctctgctacTTTACATATCTTTACTGGTTCTTCTTTTGCTGTATTTCCTTTCCAACAAGCTGTGTATCCTATTTGTTCTATATTTGATCCTCCCCAAGTTTTTAAATACCAATTTAGCATCGAACACATCCATGGATGCTGGGTACCAAACCATGGCCATGTTCCCGGTAGATCTAACTTTGGCCATACTTCAACACGATAGTggatcatttttattttatctaacTTTTTAGTAGCTTCACAAATATCCCATTCATTTAACATTATTGCTAAAGGGCTATCAGGAGGGATGTTCTTTacattcttgttttcttttcctctactCTTTTGGCTTATACAAGCTCCCATATTGATTTCTAAAACAGTAGGCTCGCTTACACACAAGACTGCTACACACATTCTTTACCGTTCACTCACTTACACTTACTGCTACACTCACACTCTGCTCTTTTACACAGACGGGGAATTCCACTTATTTGGGCCTAACAAGAAACTCAACTGTGCCTCTACCCAAACAGATAAGACTGACaggcaaaaaacccacaactttTTCTTAACAAAAGTCTGGCCCTCTTTAACTTAtggtataatttttttttttttaactgaatatAAGGTGCCTCTacttgaaaggaaaatttaatgACAGGCAACAAAACCCTGGCACAGGAAAGAGCTGGTCGCTATTGGGGTCCACCTCCTTCCTATTATAaactcctatttttttttttctcttcaggttAGGTCCCAGCGGAGTGCTGGCTGCCCCTCCCTATACCCCCCTTCTGCGTGCCACTCACACCTGTCTAAGCCTCCGCACGCCTGGAGCCACCCAGACCTTGCATGCCACTCACACTTGTCTAGGCTTCCGCACTCCCAGAGCCACCTAGACTTTGCGTGCCACTCACACCTATCTATGGCTCCACACACCTGGAGGCACCCAGACCTTGTGTGCCACTCCTAAGCAAGTGAGAACTTGGATAGAGCTGGTCTCTATCGGAGCCCCGGTCACCCCCTCCCTCTACTCTTCCCAGTTTTCAGTGGGAGTTGGGTTAggtcccagcagagcctggataGCCCTTCCTAAACCCTCGTCCCTGGGGGCTCGGTCCCAGCGGGGTGCCGGCTGCCCCTTCTTGCACCCCCCTCTTAAACTTAGGCCTACTAGGGTTTGCTTCGCTTGCCCCAGCCCAACCACTGCCGCGTGCCACACACACTAACAACCCTACCCTTCTGCATGCCCCGGAGGTCTAGGGGTGGGACTACTACCCCAGGAGGCGCCTCTTTCACACTCCAGGCCTTGGTAGGCCTCACTCGCTTCCCCCTTTTCCCGGCTGGCCCCCTCGCGGGAGTCCGGAACCGCGGTACTCGGGGGCCCACACTCCCTTCGGGAGTCTGAACTACCAGCCCCCGTCTCACTCACACAACACTCGCTCGCCTCCTGTGCCCACCACCGGTCTCCTTACCAACGCTCCCAGCGTTGTCTTGGTCTCGCGCTGCTCCGGGTCCGGGGTGGCCAACTGACCCACAGCGCCTCCCCCTCCGACGTCCTCTTCTGAGAGTGGCCAATCCCGGAGGAGCCCCCAAATTGCTATAAATAAAGCAGGGCCGAGGCCTTTATTAAATAGCAGCTCTTTTATTAATGGGGGTCACAGGGAGGCCCTatgcctgctgctgctgacagtccAATGCTGGGAGGAGGTTCTTGTGCAGTCCTGTCCTGAGGCAGGATTGGGAGTTCCGTCCTCACAAGCACGCTGACAACTCCAGAGTGGCTTGTTGGTCTGGGGGGGAGTTACTCTTTTCAGCTACTCCTTAGATCGTGGTGATTAAACAGTTACAAAGGGCATATTGCAGGTGCCTTAGCTTGTTAGTTGAGGTCATCTGTGGACTTGGGTTCGGTGTTGGTTGACTACTTTCGTGAATTTTCTCTTTAGCAACAACTTCCGGTAATGGTGGAAGCTTCTGGAGATTTACATATAGAGTGTTGCTGACTTGAtaggcaggcaggcagcagcaggccaGAAATGAGGTAAGGGAAAGGGCGGAAGTGGGAGGTAACCGGGATAGGGAAATACAATAAACCGGTGTTTAAATTACATAGGGACTACACATTTAACTGGGGAAAAGAACATAGCAACTTGATCAAAGAACTAACAAACGAACGAGTGGATAAAACGGTAAGATGAGCAACAATCTTTTTAACTCTTCTAGCAACTTTTGTTTTATGGTTTTCAGTGAAGACTTTTTACCACAGGTGACACCATCAAAgatcacagacacacagcccaggagcaaTGCTGCAATAGGCCTTGCATGGTGCTTTCTAGGATGGGGAACAGCTGCGGTAGAGTGTTGGCCACAACAGACTCAGACAGCTCTTATTCAAATGgtctgaggaagaaaaagaggatgaTGAAACGGACGAAATTTTTGCTGCCATAAACAAGTGAAGGAGGGGAAGAATAGCAAGAAAAGCCCTCAGAGAACGTAGTCCAATTGCTCATTGTACTAGATccaaaagggagaaagaaagagaaccaATTTTACAAGCCGCCTTAAGACAAGCAGTTGGCAATCAAGGGCTGATATATGTGAAAGTCCCATACTCCCTTATAGAGTTAAAGCAGTGGAAAACTAGTGTGGGGAAATATAAAGAGAACCCGGATAAAGTGGCAAAATTAGTAGAACGGGCTATTAACTCAAGATCTCTGACTGGGCAGATTTGAACTCCATATTAGATATAGTACTTGATCCCACTGAGAGACAAATGGTCAATAAAGGCATCCCAACCTCAGTGGAGGGGAACATAGCCAGTGGACTACTCCAAGATACTGTCACTCAGATATTCCCCCTTGAAAATCCTGGGTGGGATCCAAATATACCAGAACATATGGCGAGGCTAAAACAATACCAAAGTCTTGTGGTATATGGGTTAAAGCATCGTGTACCTAAAGATATAAATTGGTCAAAGCTTTATgaagcaagaaaaaattatgATGAATCatccattgatttttttaaacaggttAAGAGAAGCCGCTATCAAGTATACTGATCTAGACCCTGAATCAGCTGATGGTAAAGCACATGTGGTTTTGTTATTTATGGGTCAGGCTTCAAAGGATATAGGAAGGAAGCTGCAAAAGATAGATGGAGTCTGAGGTATGGAGAAACTGCTAGAGGTTGCCTGGGAGGTGTTTTGAGATAGAGGTCCAACTGAAAGGGTTAAACCCCAACCTAGTAAGAAGGCAACTCAGGAAAAGTCATCCAAAAAAGCTTCCTCTACAGAGAAGGACCAGTGTGCATACTCTAAAAAGTGGGGACATTGGAAAAAGGACTGTCCagtgttaaaagaaaaatcctcggtttcccagctcccagtaGTACAAACTCCAAGTGGCTCAGGCTCTGAGTGACGGTGACCAAGGGTTcttcccccagcagagcccttggTTACGACTAAGCTGGGGAAAGATGATATCGAGTTTTTGGTAGATACCGGAGCAGCATATTCTGTGTTGAATACCTTAGAAGGGAAAGGAAGTCACCACACTGTACATGTTGTTGGAGCGACTAGGGTAACTGAAACACGGCCTTTTTTCCAACCTTTAGAATTCAAACTGGGGAAGCATTAGGTAACCCATGTAAATTCCTTTACATGCCTAACTCCCCAAACCATTGATGGGGATGGACTTGCTCGAAAAATTGGAAGCAGAGATTaaattcagaaaaggaaagagtgTGCAAGTTATAATTGCTGAATCTAAATTTGTCCAAGTTGTTGCACTttttatacaggaaaaatgcagtgaaatccCCACTGAAGTGGAAAATGTGGTAAATCCAATAGCATGGGCCAGTGATATCCCAGGAAGATCCAAATGCGCAGAACCAGTGAGTATTGCACTCAAACCAGGAGCAACACCAGTAAGGCAGAAACAATACCCCTTAAAATTAGAAAGTCGTAAGGGATTGATAACTATAATTGAAAAATTCCTACAACATGGTTTGTTAGTGCAAGGTGAGTCCAAATTCAACACCCCCATTTTAGCTGTTAAGAAAGTAGATGGTAAGAGTTACCGATTAGTACAAGACTTAAGAGCaatcaaaatcaaaaacaaaattACGGAGGATATACATCCAGTAGTAACCAATCCCTACACACTTTTGACCACACTAAGAGATGAATTAGGGTGGTTTACTGTTACAGATCTGAAAGATGCCTTTTTCTGCATTCCTATTGACAAAATAGTCAAgacctttttgcttttgaatgggaaaatcctGAGACAGGGAAGAAATGTCAACTTAACTTGAGAGTTTTACCCCAAGGTTTCAAGAGCAGCCCAACCATATTTGGGAACCAGCTAGCAAAGGAATTGGAAGACTGGAAAAACAGGAGCCAGAGGGAGTTATTCTTCAATATGTGGATGACATCTTGATTGCAGCCAGGACCAGAGATGACTGTATACGATTCACTGTAAGTTTATTAAACTTCTTGGGACTTAGTGGGTACAGAGTCTCTAAAGATAAAGCACAGATTGCTAAAGAAACAGTCGTCTATTTGGGACTTGAGATCTCCCGTGGACACAGACAACTCAGCAAGGAACAGAAAGAAGCCATCTGTCAACTCCCAGAGCCCCCTACAGTGAGAGAGATGCAAGCCTTCCTGGGAATGGTAGGTTTGTGTTGTTTATGGATAGCAAATTATGGACTTCTAGTAAAACCCCTATATGGGGCATTAAAAGCAGCCGAGAGAGGAATTATTCCATGGACTGAACACACTAGAGCAGCTTTTAAACAGCTGAAACACTCACTGATGTCATCTCCAGCACTGGGACTGCCAGACCTAACTAAACCTTTTGAACTTTTTACATTTGAGAGACAGAATATGGCGCTAGCACAGCATCTCAGGAACCAGCGGAGAGCTGTGGCCTACTTTTCCAAACAGCTGGATAGTGTTGCCGAAGGTTGGCCGGGGTGCCTAAAGGCCTTGGCAGCCACTGTCATTTTAATCCAGGAGGCCCGAAAACTCACCCTTGGGCGACACATTGTGGTGTATGTACCCCTACTATAGCAGCTGTCCTTGAACAGAAGGGGGGACATTGGCTGTCCGGCAACTGGATGCTGAGATACCAGTCGCTGTTGTTAGAGCAAGATGATGTTACCCTAAAAATAACTTCCGTTGTTAACCCTGCCATGTTTCTGTCCTCCATCTTAATTGACAATGAGCTAGAGCATGACTGCTTGCAGATAATTGAGGAGGTCTATTCCAGCCGACCAGATCTGAAAGACGTGCCCATGGAGAATCCAGATTGGGAACTCTTTACCGACGGAAGCAGCTTCaagaaaaatggtaaaatgATGACAGGCTATGCAGTGACCACACAGGACAAGGTGATCGAGGCAAAGGCCCTGCCAGCAGATGTGTCATCACAGAAAGCTGAGCTGATTGCACTAACAAGAGCTCTAGACCTGAGTaagggaaaaaaggtaaatataTGGACTGATTCCAAATATGCATTTAGTGTTGTCCATGCCCATGGAGCCATCTGAAAGGAGAGAGGACTCTTGAATGCTCAAGGTAATCAAATCAAGCATGCTGAGCAAATACTTGCCCTCTTAGAGAGCGTTAAAAGAGCTGCAGAAGTAGCTATCATGTATTGTAGAGGTCACCAAAAGGGGAAAACTACTCCAGAACTGGGAAATTGTTTTGCTAATAAAACAGCAAGAAGCATTGCAGAAAAAGGTATTCTTGCAGTAATTCCACAAAAAGAGATTGATTTGTTTGGATATACACCAAAATATGACAGACCAGACCACAAACTAATAAAATTTCTTAAAGCTGAAATCACAGAAGGTGGATGGGCTGTTACCCTGACAAACCAGGTGGTAGTCCCACCCCTGATCCTTTGGGAATTAGTTCAGAGAGAACACGAAACCCCACATTTCGGGGTTGAAAACCTTTTGAAACACCCAAGAAAGGTAGTAATAGGGAAGGGAATTATTCATACTATACGATCAGTAGTAAGTAAATGTGAgatttgctgtaaaaacaacccCAACACAAGAAAGAGAGTTGTGTTAGGAGTAACAAAGGAAGGAGACCTTCCTGGGGATTACTGGCAAATAGATTTTGCAGAGTTACCACACAAAGAGGGATACCAGTACATACAGGTGTTAGTTGACACCTTCAGTAGATGACCCCTGTCACACTAACACAGCTAGGGAGGTGGTGAAAGTTTTGCTTAACCACATAATTCCAAGATTTGGGATTCCCTTGGGAATATCATCAGATAGGGGACCACACTTTGTTGCTACAGTGGTTAAAGACGTTAGCCTGATTTTGGGAATTACTTGGGATCTACACACACCTTATAGACCCCAAGCGAGTGGTAAAGTTGAACGTATGAATGGGACTCTTAAAAGACAAATTAGTAAAATTTGTCAGGAGACATCCATGACGTGGGTTCAGGCCCTACCTATAGCTTTATTGAGAATTCGCATCCAACCAAGGCGGAGGGGTAACATCAGTCCCTACGAAATACTGTATGGCAGACCGTATCAAAGTCCACACATTCCAGGTGAAATTCATTTGAAGTGGAAATGTGATTTGCAGCACTATTTAATGGCTTTAGATTCCACTTTACAGAAGCTCCACAGTTACATCGTGCTACCCAGACCCATAGGACTGGACACACCTGCACATCCGTTCCAACCTGGAGATTGGGTCTATGTGAAATGGTGGGACAGTGATCCTTTGCAAGCCAAGTAGAAAGGACTATTTAAAGTCCTGCTGGCAACCTTTACTGTGGTCAAAGTTGCTGACAGAGGACCCTGGATTCACTATTCCAGAATTAAGAGAGCCTCTGCTCCTGAGCAATTGTAACAACAAAGACTGATGTTAATGATAACACATTTCAAGTGATTCCTCTTTTGTATTTAATTACTATTcttctttataaaatatttgattgTGTAAGATATTATTCTTATTAGATGTTTATGTGTATTAGGTATATGTTTATTAGTATTTACTTATCTATTCTTAGATATTTATTGTTATTGGACACTTGTCGGTCATTGGGTGCTTGCTGTTAATAAAAGTTAGAATAGAGGCTTGACAAGGTAGAGGTCTTGTCGAGCCTCTAAAGGGGGGAAATGATGCCTTAAGAtctgagttttctgttctgcttggatACGCTTTTCCATTGTGCTTAGGgtgatgaagaaaaaatagtCTGATTCCAGCTATTGAGTCAAGGACAGTCTCTTCTAACTCCAGGCCCTAAGCATAAACAACGGGAAAAGAGGAGGGAGGGCCAGCCAGGAGGCAAGGAGGATGAAACCTTACAATTTGAGACTATTTATTGGATGGTTGACTCCTGTATGCAAACAGACTAAAGTCTATGAAGATGTGAGATTATGTGACCAAGCCCTCTTTTGCTTCCATCTTGGAACcatctgggcagggcaggggccacacTGTGACACTGGTACTGCCaggtgtggcctttgaaggcctcTCAATAAATACCCATTGTATTCCCCTTAACactgtgtgatctctgttccagctcctctaggcaacaaaggaaaaatgagggTGCATCACCTTTGGAAAGAGGGGCAGGCAACCCAGGAAATGTTTAAGAATGTCTGTAAGTCattcagaaagaaatcaaagagaGAGGTAAAAGCTCAGTTAGGACCTGGCCACTTCTGTGAAggataacaaaaataattctctcCATACGTTAAAGgcaaaaggaggaagaaggagaacATCCTATCCTTATTGGAGGGAGTATGGTTACCAAAGATGAGGAAAACCTGAGGTACTTAACCCCTTCATTGCCTCAGTTTTAACCAATAGGACAGACTGTCTTCAGGACAAGTGTTCTCCTGTGCTGgtagatggggacagggagtaGAACAGACCCCTGCaatccaggaggaagcagctggggacctgctgagccactcagATGCTCACAGGTGTCTctgggaccagatgggatccatcctagGGTGATGAGGGATCTGGTGGATGAGCTCCtcaagctgctctccatcatttaccatcagtcctggctcaccAGGGAGGTCCCAGAGGACTGGAGGTGCCAATGTGAGCCCATccccaagaagggctggaaggaggatctggggaaatccaggcctgtcagcctgagCTCAGTGCCCAGCAAGGTGATGGAACAGATCACCTTGAGTGCCATCACAGGGCACCTACAGGATGGCTGAGGGATCAGAGCCAGCCAGCGTGGATTTCAATATCTgcattgatgatctggatgagaGAATTGAGTCCATCATCAGCAAATGTGCAGatggcaccaagctgggtgtgagtgtggatctgctggagggtaggagggctctgcagagggacctggacaggctggatccagggcccaaatccaacaatgtgaggtttaacaagaccaagtgctgggtcctgcaaTTTGGCCACaacagcccctgcagtgctacaggctggggacagtgtggctggacagtggccaggcagaaagtgtgctgggggcactgatggacaggaggctggacatgagccagcagtgtgcccaggtggcaAAGATGGCCAATagcacctggcctggatcaggaatggtgtggccagcaggaacagggcagtgattcttcccctgtgctcagcactggttgggcagcacaTCGAGTGCTGTCTCCAGTTCTAGGCCCCCCAAATTAAGGAGGACatggagatgctgcagcatgtccagagaagggcagcaaggctggtgaggggtctggaacacaagtcccGTAAGGAGTGACTGAGAGAAGTGGTATTGTTTATCCTGGAGTAGGCTTAGGGGAGAGAAGGTGGTTTCAGGgcaaaggttggacttgatgatttccaaggccttttccaacttcaccaattctgtgattctctggaACCACCCTTGGAGTActtgcaggatgagccctggaCCTCCTCTTCAGaaggtccagcagcccaggtccctcagcttctccacacagccccagagcccatcctgtctgtcctgcagagcctctccagcccctcctcactgcccagaatAGGGAGtcccacacccagacacaccagcccagaTGTGACCCACCTggcctgtgctgcctctggcaagggagccgcaggaggcactgcaggacgctgcagacaattcctgcagcacttggaGGATGATCCTGGTCCTCAAGGGACATTCCCATGGTGCCAACTCAGGAACTGAAATGGGGAGTGTAGGCTGTTTGCAttggaggggacagggaggggcaGTCAGATAAAAGTTTATTAGGAAGAGTAAAGAATGAAAGGTGAAGCCAAGGAAAAcgctcagggctggcagggggtgggtgccaggcagccctggctctgagcagcaacATCCACAGTGAGACAGGAAACTCACAGCTCATGGGAACAAATTTtctggctgactgcagaggcCACAATaaacctgagtggtttccctcccatctccagcccttgctggtcccaggggctgatggcatttgtgctcactcagctccatctccccacagcagcaccatgggggtgctgatgcctgctctgtgcagtgcaaacaggggctcctgagccagtgctgccgtgtctgtgcctgcaaggatgcggcacctgtgtgagctgggggagaggccagggctgcagaggggggatgttgttggcaggtgcatgaggacgctctgggacgctgccctgggctgtccagtgcagtggggatggatcagcccctgctctgctgctccttgccagggtctcccccttgcagggaccttgcagagcaccagccgTGCTGTTTacccccagcctgcccatggccagcctggggctgctcatgggggttttctctgctcagcattgtcctggccaagtgttgtggagagagcctggccaaggagcctggagcccccaggccctgccctgaggcatcagcgctgccccagcagtgcccatggcctgtccctgctgcagccccggcactgccacccccagggctgtgcccggccccgagagcactcaggccctgcagcaacacgaggggcaggagggcagcggggcagtggcacaggagcagcactggcaataccaagtgctgctgctgctgctaagcACAgttgctgtgccagcactgatctgccccaGTTCTGCACAGAGACATTGCTGCTGtagctccagagaagggaacaaaagggGCATCTCTGGAGAAATCTTTGCTGGGAGATATTTATTTCATTGAAAGCCACTGAGGGCATATCTCCTTTTTGAGAGTCTGTGGCCACaaggaagatggagagaaaaGGGCATTTCTTAGTGGATAACattaaaaaactgaaacaaagggtgaaaaaccaaacccactACCAGACCCAAGAACAATTACTGTATTAAAAGTGATTTACAGAAATTAGCCAGTAGTTTAACGTTTCTGAAATTTTCCTGTCACCAGTCTCCACACTGCagccttgagctcctggttcctcaggctgtagatgagggggttcagggctggagacACCACAGAGTACAAAACTGAAAGggccagatccagggatggggaggacaTGGAGAGGGGCTTCAGGTAGGCAAGTGCTCCAAAGCTGAGAAACAGGGAGACCatagccaggtgagggaggcaggtggaaaaggctttgtgccgtccctgctcagaggggatcctcagcacagccctgaagatctgcacataggagaaaacaatgaacacaaaacagccATGTGCTGAAGAGGCACTGAGTGCAAGAAGCCCAAATTTCCTGAGGTTTGAATTTGAGCAGGAGAGTttgaggatgtgtgggatttcgcagaagaactggcccagggcattgccccggcacagggacagggaaaatgtattggctgtgtgcaaCAGAGCATGGAGAAAtccactggcccaggcagctgctgccatgtgggcacaagctctgctgcccaggagggtcctgtagtgcaggggtttgcagatggacacgtagcggtcgtagcacatgatggtcaggagaTAGTAATCTGCAGAAACGAagaacataaagaaaaacacttgagcagcacatcctgagtaggggatggtcctggtgtcccagatggaattgtgcatggctttgggcacagtggtgcagatgcagcccaggtcgctgagggccaggttgagcaggaagaagaacatgggggtgtgcaggtggtgacCGCAGGCTACGGCactgatgatgaggccgttgcccaggagggcagccagggagatgcccaggaagaggcagaa
This window harbors:
- the LOC130265986 gene encoding olfactory receptor 3A1-like, with the protein product MRKSKPLQNAVACGHHLHTPMFFFLLNLALSDLGCICTTVPLSMSSPSLDLALSVLYSVVSPALNPLIYSLRNQELKAAVWRLVTGKFQKR